One genomic window of Desulfuromonas sp. AOP6 includes the following:
- a CDS encoding MFS transporter, which translates to MLYTTTFLMMFVANLTTVSSFTAFFLFPLFIGEHGGSQGDIGIIMGTFALASALCRPWISEMVDRMGRKKSYTCGCFILVLMPLTYLTFSGSLNDFYWPLLVVRVIHGIGIAICFTAVFTYMADIIPRDRLNEGLGMFGTSGLIGLAVGPALGEWVLRHGEFAHFFVMSSALALVGLLVQWPLRETPADPSHGKAPSFFTLFRRQKHVIVAGLALIFGIGQAASGNFVAPLAEARDLSPISLFYLTYASSAIMIRFLGGKLADRLGEIRLLPWALAITAIGLFTLALVQKNFGLAMAGLLCGVGHGMLFPTLNSMAIRHESYQNRGKITGIFTGSIDLGLFSGSFLLGYIGEIAGPSLLFLAAGGALLLGLLGFHWLGAKSFSAPSA; encoded by the coding sequence ATGCTGTACACCACCACCTTTCTGATGATGTTTGTGGCCAACCTCACGACGGTCTCCTCGTTTACGGCCTTTTTCCTCTTTCCCCTTTTTATTGGAGAGCACGGAGGGAGTCAGGGAGATATCGGTATCATCATGGGGACATTCGCCCTTGCATCCGCCCTTTGCCGTCCCTGGATATCGGAGATGGTTGACCGGATGGGCCGCAAAAAGAGTTATACGTGCGGCTGTTTCATCCTCGTTCTCATGCCCCTGACCTACCTCACCTTTTCCGGGTCGCTGAACGATTTTTATTGGCCTCTGCTCGTCGTTCGCGTAATTCATGGGATCGGCATCGCCATCTGCTTCACTGCGGTGTTCACCTATATGGCGGACATCATTCCCCGAGACCGCCTCAATGAAGGACTGGGGATGTTCGGGACATCGGGACTTATCGGTCTGGCCGTAGGTCCCGCCCTTGGTGAATGGGTGCTACGCCATGGAGAATTCGCGCATTTTTTTGTTATGTCCTCAGCCCTGGCGCTCGTCGGACTGCTGGTCCAATGGCCTCTTCGCGAAACGCCTGCTGATCCCAGTCACGGCAAGGCCCCTTCCTTTTTCACCTTGTTCCGCCGGCAAAAACACGTGATTGTAGCCGGCCTCGCCCTTATTTTCGGCATAGGGCAGGCAGCCAGCGGCAACTTTGTAGCGCCCCTTGCTGAGGCTCGCGACTTGTCTCCGATATCCCTGTTCTATCTGACCTACGCCAGTTCGGCCATCATGATTCGGTTTCTGGGTGGGAAGCTGGCGGACCGTCTCGGTGAAATTCGCCTGCTCCCCTGGGCTCTGGCCATTACCGCCATTGGTCTTTTTACGCTGGCTCTGGTCCAGAAAAACTTTGGGCTTGCCATGGCAGGCCTTCTTTGTGGGGTCGGGCACGGCATGCTCTTTCCCACCCTCAACAGCATGGCCATTCGTCATGAAAGTTATCAAAATCGCGGAAAAATCACGGGAATCTTCACAGGAAGCATCGACCTGGGTCTTTTTTCCGGATCATTTCTGCTGGGCTATATAGGAGAGATAGCCGGCCCTTCCCTCTTGTTCCTTGCGGCAGGTGGCGCCCTGCTGCTCGGCCTGCTCGGTTTTCATTGGCTGGGAGCCAAAAGTTTTTCGGCTCCTTCAGCGTAG
- a CDS encoding class I SAM-dependent rRNA methyltransferase: MTRLTLRAGHDRRARAGHPWVFSNEIENLDRSTHPGEAVEVFTHRGEFLGMAYYNPHSLIAARILSRARESIDTPSFFHGRFRAALLYRQRFYGDLVTMRLVHGEADGLPGLVVDRYGDVLSLQFLTLGMECRRQAILQALTELLQPKAIVARNDVAVRELEGLDCSVEILQGELPEDVIMTEHGLRFRVDVLGGQKTGHFLDQKENHLALKPFVSGQRVLDLFCYSGSWSVHAARYGAKEVVGIDISEGALTLARENARLNFVEGHCSFERADVFDFLRSLNQKNQTFDTIVLDPPAFVKSRKKLPEAIKGYLTINRRAMEAVSPGGYLFTCSCSHHMSRDIFLDTLSKAAVQAGRAIRLLEMRSQAYDHPILLSCPETEYLKCAILCVE, encoded by the coding sequence ATGACCCGACTAACCCTGCGTGCAGGCCACGACCGCCGCGCCCGCGCCGGACACCCCTGGGTATTCAGCAATGAAATTGAAAACCTCGACCGCTCCACCCATCCGGGGGAGGCCGTCGAGGTTTTCACGCATCGGGGGGAATTTCTGGGCATGGCCTACTATAATCCCCATTCTCTCATTGCTGCCCGCATCCTCTCCCGCGCCAGGGAATCCATTGACACCCCGAGTTTTTTTCACGGCCGCTTCAGGGCGGCGCTTCTCTATCGCCAGCGTTTTTACGGTGATCTGGTCACCATGCGCCTGGTGCATGGCGAGGCCGACGGCCTGCCTGGCCTTGTGGTCGACCGCTACGGCGATGTGCTCTCCCTGCAGTTTCTCACCCTGGGTATGGAGTGTCGACGCCAGGCTATTCTGCAGGCGCTGACCGAGCTCTTGCAGCCCAAAGCCATTGTCGCCCGTAACGATGTGGCCGTGCGCGAACTTGAAGGCCTCGACTGCAGCGTTGAAATTCTGCAAGGCGAACTTCCCGAAGACGTCATTATGACGGAACATGGCCTGCGCTTCCGTGTTGATGTTCTGGGGGGACAAAAGACGGGGCATTTTCTGGACCAGAAAGAGAATCATCTGGCCTTGAAGCCTTTCGTATCTGGCCAAAGGGTGCTTGATTTGTTCTGCTACTCGGGAAGCTGGTCGGTTCATGCCGCCCGCTACGGAGCCAAAGAGGTGGTGGGCATCGACATCTCGGAAGGCGCCCTGACCCTGGCACGAGAAAATGCCCGTCTGAATTTTGTTGAAGGCCACTGTTCTTTCGAAAGAGCCGATGTCTTCGATTTTCTACGCAGCCTCAACCAAAAGAACCAAACCTTCGACACCATTGTCCTCGACCCACCGGCCTTCGTTAAAAGTCGCAAGAAGCTCCCCGAGGCCATCAAAGGCTACCTGACGATCAATCGCCGGGCCATGGAAGCGGTGAGCCCTGGCGGCTATCTCTTCACCTGTTCCTGCTCCCACCATATGAGCCGGGACATCTTCCTCGACACGCTGAGCAAGGCCGCCGTGCAGGCGGGCCGGGCCATCCGCCTGCTGGAGATGCGCAGTCAGGCCTATGACCACCCGATTCTGTTGTCCTGCCCCGAAACGGAATATCTCAAATGCGCCATCCTCTGCGTCGAGTAA
- a CDS encoding HD domain-containing phosphohydrolase, with protein MLNRQEDLTSKLSQITPAQQGWISIGLSLLHEEQYAPCDLYRKVSAHLWRIGEPEYVLFAGKGLSFGRDIQKKLAFYGIQNLFIREKDAHLYYDYIQKVTQEILHDPVSTPEKKAGAVYDCCREIMRKVYDDPRAPFLRLAEEVITPTVDLIMSDDRTTNCLVKLAGYDNNTFTHCTNVGIFGIALARSYYGEKAEEDIRRLGAGFFLHDLGKCKIPLEIINKPGPLTPTEREIMQQHPLAGLEILKKSPTISEEAKLVAAQHHERDDGKGYSSGLVRVEIHPYARICRIADIYEALTSDRSYHKRRTTFDALKMMKGDLVSDLDHELYNHFIRLFAIG; from the coding sequence ATGCTGAACAGACAGGAAGACCTGACATCTAAGCTGAGTCAAATTACTCCGGCCCAGCAGGGATGGATATCCATCGGGCTGTCCCTTCTGCACGAGGAGCAGTACGCACCCTGCGACCTCTATCGCAAGGTCAGCGCACACCTGTGGCGCATAGGTGAGCCGGAGTATGTTCTCTTTGCAGGAAAAGGCCTGTCTTTTGGTCGGGATATCCAAAAAAAACTGGCCTTTTATGGCATTCAGAATCTCTTCATCCGGGAGAAAGATGCCCATCTTTATTACGATTATATTCAGAAGGTAACCCAGGAAATTCTGCACGATCCGGTTAGCACCCCAGAGAAAAAAGCTGGCGCCGTCTACGATTGCTGCCGCGAAATCATGCGCAAAGTCTACGATGATCCCCGGGCTCCCTTTTTGCGCCTGGCGGAGGAGGTCATCACTCCTACCGTCGACCTGATCATGAGCGATGACCGCACGACCAACTGCCTGGTCAAGCTGGCGGGCTACGACAACAACACCTTCACCCATTGCACCAACGTCGGTATTTTCGGTATCGCCCTGGCGCGCTCCTATTACGGCGAAAAAGCCGAGGAAGACATCCGCCGCCTGGGGGCCGGCTTTTTTCTGCACGACCTGGGCAAATGCAAAATCCCCCTCGAAATCATCAACAAGCCGGGTCCTCTTACCCCGACCGAACGGGAAATCATGCAACAGCACCCTCTGGCTGGCCTTGAAATCCTCAAGAAAAGCCCAACGATCAGTGAAGAAGCCAAACTTGTCGCCGCCCAGCACCACGAAAGGGACGACGGCAAAGGATACTCGAGCGGCCTTGTGCGCGTGGAGATTCATCCCTACGCGCGCATCTGTCGCATTGCCGACATCTACGAGGCCCTCACTTCCGACCGTTCCTACCACAAGCGCCGTACCACCTTTGACGCCCTGAAGATGATGAAAGGGGACCTGGTCTCAGACCTGGACCACGAACTCTACAATCACTTCATCCGGCTGTTTGCCATAGGATAA
- a CDS encoding metalloregulator ArsR/SmtB family transcription factor: protein MEFDKMQNYDREAEILKVLGHPVRLKIIAGLISQTCNVKKIWECLALPQATVSQHLALLKNKGIIEGQREGVEVYYHVVSKEARRIVQSLFEAPSEP, encoded by the coding sequence CTGGAATTTGACAAAATGCAGAACTACGATCGGGAAGCCGAAATCCTTAAGGTTCTTGGGCATCCAGTTCGCCTGAAAATCATCGCGGGGCTGATTTCCCAGACATGCAACGTCAAAAAGATCTGGGAATGCCTTGCGCTTCCTCAGGCCACCGTCTCTCAGCACCTGGCCCTTCTCAAGAACAAGGGCATTATCGAGGGCCAGCGTGAAGGGGTCGAAGTCTACTATCACGTTGTTTCCAAAGAAGCCCGCCGCATCGTCCAGTCGCTTTTCGAGGCCCCTTCGGAGCCATGA
- the bioF gene encoding 8-amino-7-oxononanoate synthase: MSCWTEELEILKKQDMFRALRTVDSSQGTKVLLAEGEVLLLCSNNYLGLASHPALIEAAAKAVRDWGAGTGGSRLISGSMTPHAQLEEKLAAFKGTEAALLFNSGYAANTGLLQGLFGPDDVIFSDALNHASIVDGCRLSKARTVIYPHGDAAALECLLSREEKDRQGRWVIVTDGVFSMDGDVAPLVDLVRLKKRYNALLMVDDAHGTGVLGEGGRGTAEHLGCLEEVDLHMGTLGKALGCFGAYVAADRVIVDTLINRSRSFIFSTSLPPSIPASAMAALDIVQSVEGESLRLALWSNRALFAERLQRGGLSTGESTTQIVPVLTGEPAPTMKLAQSLLTAGIFVQGIRPPTVPAGNCRLRATLMATHAPGDLERAADLILQAMAGVFR, translated from the coding sequence GTGAGCTGTTGGACCGAAGAGCTTGAAATTCTGAAGAAACAGGATATGTTTCGCGCGTTGCGCACCGTAGACAGTTCGCAAGGGACGAAGGTCTTGCTTGCAGAAGGGGAAGTGTTGCTGCTGTGCAGTAACAACTACCTCGGTCTGGCGAGTCATCCCGCCCTGATCGAGGCCGCTGCCAAAGCCGTCAGAGATTGGGGTGCCGGGACGGGGGGCAGCCGCCTTATTTCCGGTTCAATGACACCGCACGCACAACTTGAAGAGAAACTGGCCGCCTTCAAGGGGACCGAGGCGGCCCTGTTGTTCAATTCAGGCTATGCCGCCAATACCGGCCTTCTGCAGGGGCTGTTCGGTCCCGATGACGTCATTTTCTCCGATGCCCTCAACCATGCCTCCATTGTCGATGGCTGCCGTTTGTCCAAGGCAAGGACGGTGATCTATCCCCATGGAGATGCGGCCGCGCTCGAATGCTTGCTGAGTCGGGAAGAAAAAGACCGCCAAGGCCGCTGGGTGATCGTCACTGATGGCGTCTTCAGCATGGACGGCGATGTGGCGCCCCTTGTCGACCTCGTTCGCCTGAAAAAACGATACAACGCCCTGCTCATGGTCGACGACGCCCACGGCACCGGCGTGCTTGGCGAGGGGGGGCGGGGCACCGCCGAGCACCTGGGTTGTCTGGAAGAGGTGGATCTGCACATGGGAACGCTGGGTAAGGCGCTTGGTTGTTTTGGCGCCTATGTGGCGGCCGACCGGGTGATCGTCGACACCCTGATCAACCGATCGCGGTCTTTTATCTTTTCCACGAGCCTGCCGCCTTCGATCCCTGCCTCGGCCATGGCCGCCCTCGACATCGTGCAAAGTGTCGAAGGCGAAAGCCTGCGTCTGGCGCTCTGGAGCAATCGGGCCCTCTTTGCCGAACGCCTGCAAAGGGGAGGGCTGTCGACAGGAGAGAGCACCACGCAGATTGTGCCGGTGCTTACCGGCGAGCCGGCGCCGACCATGAAACTGGCGCAAAGCCTGCTGACTGCCGGCATCTTTGTCCAGGGCATCCGTCCGCCGACGGTTCCTGCCGGGAACTGTCGCTTGCGCGCTACCCTTATGGCAACCCATGCTCCCGGTGACCTGGAAAGAGCCGCCGACCTCATTCTGCAGGCCATGGCCGGGGTATTCCGATGA
- a CDS encoding methyltransferase domain-containing protein, producing the protein MTASPAVRSRVQRHFSSHAQEYERYAVVQARVIERLVGLLHERAPFRGPVLDIGCGTGLLAAALRPLCPQSTLVISDLAHGMTSQARLRLPEALALDADGCALPLAAECFSLVCSASVYQWVDDLEKAFADAARVLMPGGVFAFALFGEETLFELKNSHYFALSQAGSERASHFQTFPSLKAVSDAMEGKNFASINLFEEHEVEYHRDVARLLRSLKGIGAQNASADRPNGLASRQVMQCMTEHYTRRHGGPQGIPATYHVIYGCGVKGG; encoded by the coding sequence ATGACCGCATCCCCGGCTGTGCGTTCCCGCGTGCAACGTCATTTTTCCAGTCATGCCCAGGAATACGAGCGCTATGCCGTGGTGCAGGCGCGGGTCATCGAGCGTCTGGTCGGGTTGCTGCATGAGCGGGCCCCTTTCCGCGGCCCCGTGCTGGACATCGGCTGCGGTACGGGCCTTCTCGCTGCGGCCCTGCGCCCCCTGTGTCCTCAGTCCACCCTGGTCATTTCCGATCTTGCCCACGGTATGACCAGCCAGGCCAGGTTGCGTCTGCCCGAAGCCCTGGCTCTCGATGCTGATGGCTGTGCGCTTCCCCTGGCCGCAGAGTGCTTCTCTCTGGTTTGTTCGGCATCTGTTTATCAGTGGGTGGATGACCTGGAAAAAGCCTTTGCTGACGCCGCCAGGGTGCTGATGCCTGGGGGTGTTTTCGCTTTTGCTCTTTTCGGGGAAGAAACCCTCTTTGAGTTGAAGAATTCCCATTATTTTGCCCTCTCTCAGGCAGGGAGTGAAAGAGCTTCCCATTTTCAGACTTTTCCCAGCCTGAAGGCGGTCAGCGACGCTATGGAGGGAAAGAACTTTGCCTCTATAAATTTATTTGAGGAACATGAGGTCGAATACCATCGGGATGTTGCCCGGTTGTTACGCTCTCTCAAGGGGATAGGTGCGCAGAATGCTTCCGCAGATCGTCCGAACGGCCTGGCGTCACGACAGGTCATGCAGTGCATGACCGAACACTACACCCGGCGGCATGGCGGTCCTCAAGGGATTCCGGCCACTTATCATGTCATCTATGGATGTGGAGTAAAAGGCGGCTGA
- a CDS encoding 6-carboxyhexanoate--CoA ligase: MESTLYSIRMHATRLDTHLSGAEALVSETELKRAAADLVERALGHSKGKAHSIRISIDDLTDTEVVRGRLPDLVTVPVADYLDGRQAAAKLLRWAGVSNFAITRSMEDLGRGAAPGNKAMRGAMLVDAVSGERLEPDTSRGVRVSRLGLTPATTDALRSALQTLGLDNDHVREALALAGKVLASGQVLAELCWSDDPDYTAGYVAAPGLGYVRFPHLKPLGEDRGGRAFFVPPALRDLTSLIFFLQETPWLADGLGHLHPPIALETLRELLDRRA; encoded by the coding sequence ATGGAGTCAACTCTTTACAGCATTCGTATGCACGCCACCCGGCTGGATACCCATCTCTCCGGTGCCGAGGCACTGGTGAGCGAAACTGAGCTCAAGAGAGCGGCGGCAGACCTTGTGGAGCGGGCCCTAGGCCATTCTAAGGGTAAGGCGCATAGTATCCGGATCAGCATCGATGACCTCACCGATACCGAGGTGGTAAGGGGTCGCCTCCCTGATCTGGTCACCGTCCCTGTCGCTGATTATCTGGACGGTCGTCAGGCGGCAGCAAAACTGCTTCGCTGGGCCGGGGTCTCCAATTTCGCCATCACACGAAGCATGGAGGATCTCGGGCGGGGGGCAGCTCCTGGCAACAAGGCCATGCGTGGCGCCATGTTGGTTGACGCTGTCAGTGGTGAACGCCTTGAACCTGATACCTCCCGCGGGGTGCGGGTCAGTCGGCTTGGTCTGACTCCGGCAACTACGGACGCCTTGCGCAGTGCCCTGCAAACCTTGGGACTGGACAACGACCATGTTCGCGAAGCCCTGGCTTTGGCTGGCAAGGTCCTGGCTTCTGGGCAGGTGCTCGCCGAGCTCTGCTGGTCCGATGATCCCGACTACACGGCGGGTTATGTGGCGGCACCCGGCTTGGGTTATGTCCGCTTCCCCCATCTCAAACCTCTGGGTGAGGATCGCGGCGGCCGTGCTTTTTTTGTGCCCCCCGCGCTGCGAGATCTGACCTCCCTGATATTTTTTCTGCAAGAAACCCCCTGGTTGGCTGATGGCCTCGGCCACCTGCATCCCCCCATCGCTTTGGAGACGCTGCGTGAGCTGTTGGACCGAAGAGCTTGA
- a CDS encoding alpha/beta fold hydrolase, giving the protein MKTFVLPDGRRMAYRESGSGPALILLHGWSMSSAVFSEAVEAFSGSFRVLVPDLRGHGQSDPGPGYGLDALTGDVAIWLEKMVKGEVSLLGWSLGGQVALQLASGLKEKVARVILQSTTPRFVAGDGWSAGLPSGQVKAMTRDLRRNYRKAMGDFFAQQFEEGEMSRERFWRVVDFAVRAGRLPLGEVALATLDTLATADQRASLADIDVPVLVVHGEKDRIIPFAAGAYLANHLPVARLAALPAAGHAPFLSSPEEVFALWREFLP; this is encoded by the coding sequence ATGAAGACTTTTGTGCTGCCGGACGGCCGCCGGATGGCGTATCGGGAATCCGGGTCGGGGCCTGCGCTGATCCTGCTGCACGGTTGGAGTATGTCCTCTGCCGTTTTCAGTGAAGCGGTGGAGGCGTTTTCTGGCTCGTTCCGGGTATTGGTTCCTGACCTGCGTGGACACGGCCAGTCGGATCCTGGGCCAGGTTACGGGCTTGATGCCCTGACCGGCGATGTGGCCATCTGGCTGGAAAAGATGGTGAAGGGCGAGGTGTCTCTGCTTGGCTGGTCACTTGGTGGACAGGTAGCCCTGCAACTGGCCAGCGGGTTGAAGGAGAAGGTTGCCAGAGTCATTCTGCAATCCACGACGCCTCGTTTCGTGGCCGGCGACGGCTGGAGCGCGGGACTTCCCAGCGGTCAGGTCAAGGCGATGACGCGCGACCTGCGCCGCAACTATCGCAAGGCCATGGGAGACTTTTTCGCCCAACAATTCGAAGAAGGGGAAATGTCGCGGGAACGATTCTGGCGTGTCGTTGATTTTGCCGTGCGTGCCGGTCGTCTCCCCCTTGGCGAGGTGGCGCTCGCGACCTTGGACACCTTGGCTACGGCCGATCAGAGGGCGTCTCTGGCTGATATTGATGTGCCTGTTCTGGTCGTGCATGGGGAAAAGGACCGGATTATCCCTTTTGCAGCCGGAGCCTATCTGGCTAACCACCTGCCTGTCGCCCGCCTCGCTGCTTTGCCTGCGGCTGGCCATGCCCCATTTCTGAGTTCGCCAGAGGAAGTTTTTGCGCTGTGGAGAGAGTTTTTACCATGA
- a CDS encoding DUF748 domain-containing protein, which translates to MPPSVLFFKQMPRWQKIILSGVMAVALYSLLGFVILPLILKPVLTNKLSEALGRNTEIAKVRLNPYTLSATVEGFHLSHKGDSTRFIAFDRLHVNLESLSLFKKALILRSISLSNPAVDFSRLPDNTFSFSDLLTEQKPDDPPQAKRDKRPFLFSINNIEIDSGTIRYRDIPKDTVHQIGDLRLAIPSISNLPSNIESFVEPVFSAVVNGTPVTFAGGSKLFAESRATDIDLKMEGINIPEYLAYVPNPTTLRLKSALLDLDTRLSYLDRADGSSRLALTGTLTLRELEVTDQEDKTYLRLPATTVVLADSDLLAGDIHLARIDVDSPYFELIQSSEGKLLPLSLLPAGEKNTGSPPSPGEDTSEENNGPPAWALTVDDFRLRNGEVLFRDHSLKESIALGASAVTLEARGLSTLPRTEGSLTFALDLNKHSKINGEGTLSLTPFALKTKVDVASVQLADFQPYVTEYSHVLVADGSLALQGDLVFDQEGQLRFTGASAINRLSTKDDIQGEDLLTWNALRINGIALELTPFKLDVAEIRLDSPTMNLVVREDGSINLASLARSDGPTTSAKEKVLNAEEEAAAAAPELRIDRVVLSKGLARVHDRSISPSYGLTIDQLQGEITGISSEPAALAQFRFDARIDQQAPLIVSGTMNPLAPLPQLDLAIDFKNFNLSPLSPYSGKYVGHKTEKGKLNLDLHYDIRGSQLESDNRVFLDQFTLGERVESPDATSLPVNLAIALLKNRQGEISLDIPVRGDLSDPEFSVGGVVLQVLVNLMTKAATSPFALLGSLIPEGEDLQYIPFEPGETSLGMAALDKLPLVANVLLERPGLKMDLAGQVDLVMDSRALAKKQLLKRIKLEKLKSTRVNTSKPDEDIPLSEEEYAFYLERIYRQALQSLPQDAQKVQTPSSLPEPAETLEQRESFLLDTMKISDEDLRLLAIGRANSTLEHLTGVGQVDSERLFVIEPQISSVDESKMNGQAVVKLLIK; encoded by the coding sequence ATGCCTCCTTCTGTCCTCTTTTTTAAACAAATGCCCCGCTGGCAGAAAATTATCCTCAGCGGCGTTATGGCTGTGGCTCTGTACAGCCTGCTCGGATTCGTCATCCTTCCTCTCATCCTGAAGCCTGTGCTGACAAACAAACTATCCGAGGCCCTTGGCAGGAACACGGAAATTGCCAAAGTGCGACTGAACCCCTATACCCTTTCCGCCACCGTGGAGGGCTTTCATCTTTCCCACAAAGGCGATTCTACACGGTTCATCGCCTTTGATCGTCTTCATGTGAATCTGGAAAGTCTTTCCCTTTTCAAAAAAGCGCTGATTCTACGATCCATATCCCTGTCGAATCCGGCCGTTGACTTTAGCCGTCTGCCCGACAACACTTTTTCCTTTTCCGATCTGCTGACAGAGCAGAAGCCCGATGATCCCCCCCAAGCGAAGAGGGATAAACGGCCCTTTCTCTTCTCCATCAATAACATCGAAATCGATAGCGGCACCATCCGTTATCGGGATATTCCGAAAGACACCGTCCACCAGATTGGTGATCTCCGACTGGCCATTCCTTCCATCTCCAACCTGCCGAGCAATATCGAAAGTTTCGTTGAGCCTGTTTTTTCTGCGGTTGTTAACGGCACGCCGGTTACCTTTGCCGGAGGAAGTAAACTTTTCGCCGAATCCCGAGCGACGGATATCGACCTTAAAATGGAAGGAATCAATATCCCCGAGTACCTGGCTTATGTTCCCAACCCTACGACATTACGGCTTAAATCAGCCTTGCTCGACCTGGACACCAGGCTTTCCTACCTCGATCGAGCCGACGGTTCCTCCCGGCTGGCCTTGACGGGAACATTGACCCTCAGGGAACTGGAAGTCACTGACCAGGAAGATAAAACCTACCTTCGTCTTCCAGCCACTACGGTTGTTCTGGCGGATTCCGATTTATTGGCGGGCGATATCCACCTGGCCCGGATCGATGTTGATTCTCCCTATTTTGAACTGATCCAATCGTCAGAGGGGAAGTTGCTCCCCCTGTCCCTGCTTCCTGCAGGTGAGAAAAACACAGGCTCTCCTCCATCGCCCGGCGAGGATACCAGCGAAGAAAACAACGGCCCTCCTGCCTGGGCATTGACCGTTGATGATTTCCGCTTGCGTAACGGCGAAGTTCTGTTCAGAGATCATTCCCTGAAAGAGTCCATTGCTCTAGGTGCCAGTGCTGTAACCCTTGAGGCCAGGGGGCTTTCTACGCTGCCGCGGACGGAAGGCAGTCTCACCTTTGCGCTCGACCTGAACAAGCACAGCAAAATCAATGGGGAAGGTACTCTCTCCCTGACTCCCTTCGCTCTAAAAACCAAGGTGGATGTCGCCTCTGTCCAACTGGCCGATTTTCAACCATACGTCACTGAATATTCCCATGTCCTGGTAGCCGACGGTTCCCTGGCGCTGCAAGGTGATCTTGTTTTCGACCAGGAAGGACAACTGCGTTTCACCGGTGCCAGCGCGATTAACCGTTTGTCGACCAAGGACGACATTCAGGGGGAAGATCTGCTGACCTGGAACGCGCTGCGAATTAACGGCATCGCCTTGGAACTGACGCCGTTTAAGCTTGATGTCGCCGAAATTCGGCTGGACTCTCCGACAATGAATCTTGTAGTTCGCGAAGACGGGAGTATCAACCTGGCGAGCCTCGCCAGGAGTGACGGGCCAACGACATCGGCAAAGGAAAAGGTCTTGAATGCCGAGGAAGAGGCGGCCGCAGCAGCACCCGAACTGCGTATCGACAGAGTCGTGCTCAGCAAAGGACTCGCCAGGGTTCATGACCGTAGCATCAGCCCGAGCTATGGCCTCACCATCGACCAGCTGCAAGGGGAGATCACTGGTATTTCCTCGGAACCTGCCGCTCTGGCCCAATTCCGTTTTGACGCCAGGATCGACCAACAGGCACCCCTGATCGTCTCGGGTACCATGAATCCTCTAGCGCCTCTTCCCCAGCTGGATCTGGCTATCGATTTTAAGAATTTCAATCTGAGCCCCTTATCCCCCTACTCGGGTAAATACGTGGGCCACAAAACGGAAAAAGGCAAATTGAATCTGGATCTGCATTACGATATACGGGGAAGTCAGCTGGAAAGTGACAACAGGGTTTTTCTGGATCAATTTACCCTAGGTGAGCGTGTGGAAAGCCCTGATGCCACCAGTCTGCCGGTCAATCTGGCCATCGCCCTGCTGAAAAACCGACAGGGGGAAATCAGTCTGGACATTCCCGTGCGAGGGGATCTCAGTGACCCGGAGTTCAGCGTCGGTGGGGTCGTTCTGCAGGTTCTGGTCAACCTCATGACCAAGGCGGCAACAAGCCCCTTTGCCCTGCTCGGCAGCCTGATCCCCGAGGGCGAGGATTTGCAGTATATCCCCTTTGAACCGGGTGAGACCAGTCTCGGCATGGCCGCCCTGGATAAGCTACCCTTGGTCGCGAATGTACTGCTTGAACGGCCAGGCCTTAAAATGGATCTTGCCGGGCAGGTGGACCTCGTGATGGATAGTCGGGCCTTAGCCAAAAAACAGTTGCTTAAACGGATCAAACTGGAAAAACTCAAATCGACCCGGGTAAACACCAGCAAACCCGATGAGGATATCCCTCTCAGCGAGGAAGAGTACGCCTTTTACCTGGAGCGGATCTATCGGCAGGCCCTGCAGAGTTTGCCACAGGACGCTCAGAAGGTTCAAACGCCTTCTTCACTGCCTGAGCCGGCTGAGACTCTTGAACAGAGAGAAAGTTTTCTGCTCGACACCATGAAGATATCTGATGAAGACCTGCGTCTTCTCGCCATAGGTCGGGCGAACAGTACATTGGAACACCTGACGGGCGTCGGTCAGGTGGACTCCGAACGCCTCTTCGTCATAGAACCCCAGATATCCTCGGTTGATGAAAGCAAAATGAATGGACAGGCTGTGGTCAAACTTCTGATCAAATAA